A region from the Bacteroidota bacterium genome encodes:
- a CDS encoding fibronectin/fibrinogen-binding protein: MINHYVTLVKIVGELGSHLPGSRFVGAISFRKNEFHLLFSGNRSVGVYLYPSRPFLFLDAHPGLPGKNVAHFFETAIGQEVQSVSIHESDRQVAIHLSNGFTLVIRVYSASSGTGLYQQNQLIESIRTVEPLLLPDVWINPLDHQNLWPFLITSFQNLLKRFSPAITGETPPLSDLRPWDHYRIYGHPDKPDSLLISPLGISGLREIRLITDGSRELRKAELGRRQADEFKNRKAQAIRQVQDRLSRLKQTILQLSSFLEDDSKHTAEAHLGHLLQSFPDQELRGLESVRISDWTTDQQEPRLIRLNPTLTIRENAVRFFDRSKRMKQTLGEKKLILKKTIESVYQIEQLLAQLNNTENGRELQSLLKQLPMQTGPTPSGDAPEPFHRFPSKFGYEILVGKHAKGNDFLLSKVAGKNDIWFHCRGDSGSHVILPNRQPVYPGKAQLEEAAALAAWFSRQQKSDWVPVSYTFVKYVRKPRQAAPGAVIIEREEVLFVSPRASS; this comes from the coding sequence ATGATTAATCACTACGTCACACTGGTAAAAATCGTTGGTGAACTCGGCAGCCACCTGCCCGGAAGCCGGTTTGTGGGGGCCATCAGTTTCAGGAAAAATGAATTTCATCTTCTTTTTTCGGGGAACCGGTCTGTCGGCGTGTACCTGTACCCTTCCCGCCCTTTTCTGTTTCTGGATGCTCATCCCGGACTCCCGGGTAAAAATGTGGCTCATTTCTTTGAAACGGCCATCGGTCAGGAAGTTCAATCGGTTTCCATCCATGAATCGGACAGACAGGTTGCCATCCACCTCAGCAATGGATTCACGCTGGTCATCCGCGTATACTCTGCCTCAAGCGGAACCGGACTTTATCAGCAAAATCAGTTAATTGAAAGCATCCGGACCGTTGAACCACTTTTATTGCCGGATGTCTGGATCAATCCTCTGGATCACCAGAATCTTTGGCCATTTCTTATCACCAGTTTCCAGAATCTGTTAAAACGATTCTCGCCAGCAATCACCGGTGAAACACCCCCTCTTTCCGATCTGAGACCTTGGGATCATTACCGGATCTATGGCCACCCCGATAAACCCGATTCCCTTTTGATTTCGCCTTTGGGAATTTCGGGGCTCAGGGAAATCCGGTTAATTACTGATGGCAGCCGTGAGCTCAGGAAGGCTGAACTGGGACGACGTCAGGCCGATGAATTCAAGAACCGGAAAGCACAGGCCATCAGGCAGGTACAGGATCGGTTAAGCCGGCTCAAACAAACCATTCTTCAGCTTTCATCTTTTCTGGAAGATGATTCAAAACATACTGCTGAAGCTCACCTGGGACATTTGCTTCAGTCCTTTCCCGATCAGGAACTCCGTGGACTTGAATCGGTCCGCATTTCTGACTGGACCACTGACCAACAGGAACCCAGGCTGATCAGACTGAATCCGACCCTAACCATCCGTGAAAATGCGGTACGGTTTTTTGACCGGTCTAAACGGATGAAGCAAACCCTGGGGGAAAAAAAACTGATTCTGAAGAAAACCATTGAGTCGGTTTATCAGATTGAACAGCTTCTTGCTCAACTGAACAATACTGAAAATGGACGGGAACTTCAGTCATTGCTCAAACAACTCCCCATGCAAACCGGTCCGACACCTTCAGGAGATGCACCGGAACCTTTTCACCGGTTTCCATCGAAATTCGGATATGAAATACTGGTCGGCAAACATGCGAAGGGCAATGATTTTCTGCTGAGCAAAGTGGCTGGTAAGAATGACATCTGGTTTCATTGCCGCGGTGATTCGGGAAGTCATGTGATTCTGCCCAACCGGCAACCCGTCTATCCGGGAAAAGCACAACTTGAGGAAGCAGCCGCGTTGGCCGCCTGGTTTTCCAGACAGCAAAAGTCGGATTGGGTTCCGGTCAGCTACACATTTGTCAAATACGTCAGAAAACCCAGACAGGCGGCACCGGGTGCCGTGATTATTGAACGGGAAGAAGTGCTGTTCGTTTCTCCCCGTGCGTCCTCCTGA
- a CDS encoding polysaccharide biosynthesis tyrosine autokinase: MEQRNEQIPTNQTTGTEFLTIEDFLDSVRRWKWIIISSTVLAFTVSYIYYYYQPNVYLSTVRLLYGKTTQEVSLFSGNFGSNQSRALGNELELIRSRQFGELVVTAMAESLRVNPALARFPLFSTIQGTGNPYSVLGTVLLNRNATSPRALDIINISFMSSDPEEAAIIANILANVYIVNDLTNNRTTQSIVKNFIKTQLDEKAQDLRKSENDIQTYMVQSGIVTVSSESQNVVSNIASLEARINESRLQIGIFEEEIRIAREQLKTLQPSSSVEFSGYSDSYIRILQQKIAETESRRDIQRATLDTAAPAAKAEMERLEREAKNLRELLEKRIEESIQSELPGSNTMELVRQNQNKIAVGTVSIVIENFKIEKLQTLLADYEKRFQAIPTKNVEYARLERARRSAEELYLILEKKYQEAIISELQINTNIKVIDLAIPDFVAVEPQRARMVSLLTVLGLLVGLGLSIGLKKMDNRIHKLDDLEKLNIQILGQVPVDEERLATGNLIKDISAIVQEMHRQISININYILNRKGRENGLFLLTTSTIPQEGKTFTGILMAGSLADLGYKVLLIDGDLRRPTVDKHLPIRKFPGLTELILNGDLSGVQKVESFHSATFDVIASGTIPVSPVPLISSEEFMSHINKFRAQYDYIIMDAPPSLSVGDVYIYAEHADGLIYVSGAELVNKRDFIRQYRTIANRFGPKVLGVVLNKVRKNHLSSQGNYYYYYSSNQK; the protein is encoded by the coding sequence ATGGAACAACGTAACGAACAAATACCGACAAACCAGACCACCGGAACCGAATTTCTTACCATTGAAGATTTTCTGGATTCTGTCAGGAGGTGGAAATGGATTATCATTTCCTCCACCGTTCTGGCATTTACCGTCAGCTATATCTACTACTACTATCAGCCGAACGTGTACTTATCAACGGTCCGGTTGCTGTATGGAAAAACCACTCAGGAAGTGTCCTTGTTTTCGGGCAATTTCGGATCAAACCAAAGCCGGGCGCTTGGCAATGAACTCGAACTGATCCGGTCCCGCCAGTTCGGCGAACTGGTGGTGACAGCCATGGCAGAAAGCCTTCGGGTTAATCCGGCCCTCGCCCGTTTTCCTCTTTTTTCAACCATTCAGGGAACAGGGAACCCCTATTCAGTACTCGGAACCGTCCTTCTTAACAGAAACGCCACCTCTCCCCGGGCACTCGACATTATCAATATTTCCTTCATGAGTTCCGATCCGGAAGAGGCAGCCATCATCGCGAACATTCTTGCGAATGTGTATATCGTCAATGACCTTACCAACAACCGGACCACTCAATCCATTGTGAAAAACTTCATCAAAACACAGTTGGATGAAAAAGCTCAGGACCTCCGGAAAAGTGAGAATGATATTCAGACCTACATGGTCCAGAGTGGGATTGTGACCGTTTCGAGTGAATCACAAAATGTGGTGAGCAACATTGCTTCTCTTGAAGCCCGCATCAATGAGTCCCGTTTACAGATTGGAATTTTTGAGGAAGAAATCCGGATAGCCCGTGAACAACTTAAAACGCTTCAACCATCAAGTTCGGTTGAATTCAGCGGCTATTCTGATTCCTACATCAGAATCCTTCAGCAAAAAATTGCCGAAACGGAAAGCCGTCGCGATATACAGCGTGCGACGCTTGATACGGCCGCTCCAGCCGCAAAAGCCGAAATGGAACGTCTTGAGCGTGAAGCCAAAAATCTTCGTGAACTGCTGGAAAAACGTATAGAAGAATCCATCCAGAGTGAGTTGCCAGGCAGCAATACCATGGAATTGGTTCGGCAAAATCAGAATAAAATCGCTGTTGGAACCGTATCAATCGTCATTGAGAACTTTAAGATTGAAAAATTACAGACCCTGTTAGCCGATTATGAAAAACGTTTTCAGGCCATTCCGACAAAAAATGTTGAGTATGCCCGCCTGGAAAGAGCAAGACGGTCTGCCGAAGAATTGTATCTGATCCTGGAGAAAAAATATCAGGAAGCCATCATTTCTGAATTGCAGATCAACACCAATATCAAGGTGATTGACCTTGCCATCCCCGATTTTGTTGCTGTTGAGCCTCAGCGCGCCAGAATGGTTTCCTTACTGACGGTTCTTGGATTACTGGTTGGACTGGGTCTGTCGATCGGTCTTAAAAAGATGGATAACCGGATTCACAAACTGGATGATCTTGAAAAACTGAACATTCAGATTCTGGGTCAGGTGCCAGTGGATGAGGAACGCCTGGCTACCGGCAACCTCATTAAGGATATCTCTGCCATTGTTCAGGAAATGCACCGTCAGATATCGATTAATATCAATTATATTCTGAACCGTAAAGGTCGCGAAAATGGCCTTTTCCTGCTGACCACCAGTACCATTCCGCAGGAAGGGAAGACCTTTACCGGAATCCTCATGGCTGGCTCACTGGCTGACCTGGGTTATAAAGTTCTTTTGATTGATGGTGACTTGCGCCGTCCGACGGTTGACAAACACCTTCCAATCCGTAAATTCCCCGGTCTGACCGAGCTTATTCTTAACGGTGACCTGTCCGGCGTTCAGAAAGTAGAATCCTTTCACTCAGCTACTTTTGATGTCATCGCTTCCGGTACGATTCCGGTTTCTCCGGTTCCGTTGATCTCAAGTGAAGAGTTCATGAGCCATATTAATAAGTTCCGGGCCCAGTACGACTATATCATCATGGATGCGCCTCCATCCCTCTCGGTGGGTGATGTGTACATCTATGCAGAGCATGCCGATGGACTGATCTATGTGAGTGGTGCCGAGCTGGTGAATAAGCGTGATTTTATCCGGCAATACCGTACTATCGCAAACCGGTTTGGACCGAAGGTTCTGGGTGTTGTATTGAATAAAGTCAGGAAAAACCACCTGTCCAGTCAGGGGAACTACTACTACTATTATTCCTCAAACCAGAAGTAA
- a CDS encoding N-acetyltransferase — protein MKSPQLDQVFIHESSYVDLPCEIGPGTKIWHFSHIMKDSVIGENCNIGQNVVISPGVRLGRNVKIQNNVSVYTGVICEDDVFLGPSMVFTNVINPRSAVSRKEEYKTTLVRKGASIGANATIVCGITLGRFCFIGAGAVVTRSVPAYALMTGNPARQRGWMCQCGVKLPETFPATCRSCGQAYRLNQQEIEPIS, from the coding sequence ATGAAATCACCCCAATTGGATCAGGTTTTTATTCACGAGTCCTCCTATGTCGATCTGCCTTGTGAAATCGGCCCCGGAACCAAAATCTGGCACTTCAGTCATATAATGAAGGATTCGGTGATCGGCGAGAATTGTAATATCGGTCAAAATGTGGTGATTTCTCCCGGTGTCAGACTTGGACGGAATGTTAAAATTCAAAACAATGTATCTGTTTACACCGGTGTTATTTGTGAGGATGACGTGTTTCTGGGACCATCCATGGTGTTCACCAATGTGATCAACCCCAGATCTGCCGTTTCCCGAAAGGAAGAGTATAAGACCACATTGGTCCGGAAAGGGGCCAGTATCGGTGCCAATGCGACCATTGTTTGTGGCATAACGCTGGGTCGTTTTTGCTTTATCGGAGCCGGGGCTGTGGTCACACGGTCAGTGCCTGCCTATGCACTAATGACCGGAAATCCGGCCAGACAGCGCGGATGGATGTGCCAGTGCGGAGTTAAATTACCGGAAACCTTCCCGGCGACCTGCAGGTCCTGCGGTCAGGCCTACCGGTTGAATCAACAGGAAATTGAACCAATATCTTAA
- a CDS encoding flippase-like domain-containing protein codes for MKNRLFQLLLGALISAVTLYAAFYGMDLSTITNILSSVNWWWLVPTTVVMVLSHYVRAWRWRLFFGHDAESDRLYPYFSSTMVGYAVNNALPRGGELAKAIYLGRMTNRSQTHVLGTVVLERLIDSLILLVVFGLSMLWFSEDIDRHFPGLGVGAGVLTVSLVGMLLVLTLLPVEKSKVLIHWFTRWLGSRLSAKIGDLSGRFLEGVSALRNGHFLPAILVSSLLIFLLYIAGTWLPMFAFPFQQSANLGFPAGMAVMAIAAIGMVIPSPGGTGTYHWFCSMALIQIFGVNQAEAVSFATLVHLLNLGFSTLAGAGCFLFDQAHRTTGPVESA; via the coding sequence ATGAAAAACCGCCTGTTTCAACTCCTCCTGGGAGCCCTCATTTCAGCGGTTACGCTTTATGCGGCCTTTTATGGCATGGATTTATCCACCATTACCAATATCCTCAGTTCGGTTAACTGGTGGTGGCTGGTACCCACCACTGTGGTGATGGTTCTCAGTCATTACGTCCGGGCGTGGCGGTGGCGGTTGTTTTTCGGGCACGATGCGGAATCGGATAGGCTCTATCCGTATTTCAGTTCCACCATGGTGGGGTATGCAGTCAATAATGCATTGCCCCGGGGCGGGGAACTGGCCAAGGCCATTTATCTTGGAAGAATGACCAACCGGTCCCAGACTCATGTACTCGGTACAGTTGTTCTGGAGCGCCTGATCGATTCATTGATTCTTCTTGTCGTGTTTGGTCTTTCCATGCTGTGGTTTTCCGAGGACATTGACCGCCATTTTCCCGGTCTGGGTGTCGGAGCCGGCGTGTTAACTGTCTCGCTGGTCGGAATGCTGCTGGTTCTCACCTTGCTCCCGGTTGAAAAATCGAAAGTGTTGATTCATTGGTTTACCAGATGGTTGGGCAGCAGACTAAGTGCAAAAATCGGTGACCTTTCCGGAAGGTTTCTTGAGGGTGTTTCTGCCCTGCGGAATGGTCATTTCTTACCAGCCATTCTGGTATCATCCCTGTTGATTTTCCTTCTTTACATTGCAGGAACCTGGTTGCCGATGTTTGCATTTCCCTTTCAGCAATCGGCCAATCTGGGATTCCCTGCAGGAATGGCTGTTATGGCCATAGCTGCGATCGGAATGGTGATTCCATCACCGGGTGGAACCGGTACCTATCATTGGTTCTGCAGCATGGCTCTCATTCAGATTTTCGGGGTGAATCAGGCCGAGGCCGTCAGCTTTGCAACCCTGGTTCACCTGCTCAATCTTGGCTTTTCCACCCTGGCCGGAGCCGGTTGTTTCCTTTTTGATCAGGCGCACAGAACCACCGGTCCGGTTGAGTCTGCCTGA
- a CDS encoding outer membrane lipoprotein carrier protein LolA, which translates to MISMFTTLMISGVLAFFQAQNASDVLEKVRKAYDSIKDASADFDQMVSYKVTRLNQKLTGRISVKKQDKLRLETEEQILVTDGKTAWTYSVFNEKVIIDHFDPTSSELSPSRFFLEFPKDFIMTVVGRETIGGMVTWKLNLTPKNPDNFIQAMSLWADEKEWFIRQVEVTDINGSTTTYRLRQLQINSGLPDQWFQFTPPKGVDVIDLR; encoded by the coding sequence ATGATTTCCATGTTTACCACTTTAATGATCTCGGGTGTACTGGCCTTCTTTCAGGCTCAGAATGCCAGTGATGTTCTCGAAAAAGTCAGAAAAGCCTATGATTCCATCAAAGATGCGTCTGCAGACTTTGACCAGATGGTCAGTTATAAGGTTACCCGGCTGAACCAGAAACTCACCGGCCGGATCTCGGTCAAGAAACAGGATAAGCTCAGGCTTGAAACCGAAGAACAGATTCTGGTGACCGATGGAAAAACTGCCTGGACTTATTCGGTTTTTAATGAGAAAGTGATCATTGATCATTTTGATCCAACCAGCTCTGAATTGTCTCCTTCCCGGTTTTTTCTGGAATTCCCAAAGGACTTTATCATGACTGTCGTTGGCCGGGAAACCATTGGTGGCATGGTGACATGGAAGCTGAACCTCACTCCGAAAAATCCCGACAATTTTATTCAGGCCATGTCCCTTTGGGCAGATGAGAAGGAATGGTTTATTCGTCAGGTGGAAGTGACCGATATTAACGGGTCAACCACCACTTACCGCCTCAGGCAGTTGCAGATCAACTCCGGACTGCCCGATCAGTGGTTTCAGTTTACACCGCCCAAAGGCGTTGATGTGATTGATCTCCGCTGA